Proteins from a single region of Akkermansiaceae bacterium:
- a CDS encoding TolC family protein — MFSHFTALCAASLLMVPALHAAPAVVVTPDTIPKRIRAQNPDLAAARLRIAEAVGRMKQAGRLDNPQLETSLQHSRDFREGGVEIGISQRFPVTDRLRREKGISVTELKAAELEVRQVEQKLVSDANRALIEVLAIRLRKDLLNRQSGLTKELAESIRTAAEKGEGSLLDAGQARVEAMQADTEARQLDAKEASALAELKPLLGIRPDEGLVVSGTLASPALPGTGADPSRRADFQLSKVEADIAEQSIGLEKAKRREDFEGGAFFSAERTEDAPEGYENEAVVGLRLKIPLPFWNKNEGNIEAAEVTHRRKQLETRALAESIRHEAGGARSEMAEWAKLIREIDSQLLPLATKQATDTEAAWRDGQADFQTVLKSRAQRLQLESTRLDALRDFHLARARHQAALGNF; from the coding sequence ATGTTTTCCCATTTCACCGCGCTGTGCGCGGCCTCACTCCTCATGGTCCCGGCGCTCCATGCCGCGCCGGCCGTCGTCGTCACCCCGGACACCATCCCGAAACGGATCCGTGCCCAGAACCCGGACCTGGCCGCGGCGCGGCTGCGCATCGCGGAAGCGGTCGGCCGCATGAAGCAGGCCGGACGGCTCGACAACCCGCAGCTCGAAACGTCCCTCCAGCACAGCCGCGACTTCCGCGAGGGCGGCGTCGAGATCGGCATCTCGCAGAGGTTTCCGGTCACCGACCGGCTGCGCCGCGAGAAAGGCATCTCCGTCACCGAGCTGAAAGCCGCCGAGCTGGAAGTCCGCCAGGTGGAGCAGAAGCTGGTCTCCGACGCGAACCGCGCGCTGATCGAGGTGCTGGCCATCCGCCTGCGGAAAGACCTGCTCAACCGGCAGTCCGGCCTGACGAAGGAGCTGGCGGAAAGCATCCGCACCGCCGCGGAGAAGGGCGAGGGTTCCCTGCTCGACGCCGGACAGGCGCGGGTGGAGGCCATGCAGGCGGACACGGAGGCGAGGCAGCTCGATGCGAAGGAAGCATCCGCGCTGGCGGAGCTGAAGCCGCTGCTGGGCATCCGCCCGGATGAAGGGCTGGTCGTTTCCGGCACGCTGGCGTCCCCCGCCCTGCCGGGCACCGGAGCGGACCCGTCCCGCCGTGCGGACTTCCAGCTTTCCAAGGTGGAGGCGGACATCGCGGAACAGTCCATCGGGCTGGAGAAAGCGAAGCGGCGCGAGGACTTCGAGGGCGGCGCGTTTTTCTCCGCCGAACGCACGGAGGACGCCCCGGAGGGTTATGAGAACGAGGCCGTCGTCGGTCTGCGGCTGAAGATCCCGCTGCCGTTCTGGAACAAGAACGAAGGCAACATCGAGGCGGCGGAGGTCACCCACCGGCGGAAGCAACTGGAGACGCGCGCACTGGCGGAAAGCATCCGCCATGAGGCGGGCGGCGCACGTTCCGAAATGGCGGAGTGGGCGAAGCTGATCCGCGAGATCGACAGCCAGCTCCTGCCACTGGCGACCAAGCAGGCCACGGACACGGAGGCGGCATGGCGCGATGGCCAGGCTGACTTCCAGACCGTCCTCAAGTCCCGCGCACAGCGCCTCCAGCTCGAGTCCACCCGGCTCGACGCGCTGCGTGATTTCCACCTCGCCCGCGCCCGCCACCAGGCCGCGCTGGGCAACTTCTGA
- a CDS encoding efflux RND transporter permease subunit yields MLEKLIRFSLRHRAVIIGLCILVLVMGYRSSTKLPLEVLPDLTKPTVTILIEAPGLAPEEVEALVTQPIESSLTGIAGLNRLRSQSDIALSLVFAEFDWGTDIYQARQFVQERLQSVRETLPEGTEPYLTPVASLMGEILLVGIRSTDGKVEPMEVRSIADWNVRRRIQSIPGIAEVLNMGGGVKQAQIQPDLWKMQAYGVTLDELRDAAKKAATTTTGGFLSSFSQEIMVRNLAMTTDLGDIAKTPVKTVKDQPISIGDVATVAWDTEPMRGNAHVNGDPGVIMSVTKAPGFDTLKLTGQIETAIAEVQKTLPPGVEATVLFRQGDFIDRAMDNLVKAFFEAVIMVIVVLFLFLLNFRTTFITLMAMPLSFAVTLITFQLMGLSMNSMTLGGLAVAIGMVVDDAIVDVENVFRRLKENAVLADPLPKIEVIAAASGEVRNSIFYATVLIILVFVPLLGLSGVEGRLFGPIAIATIISMIASFIVSLTAIPVLCSFLLGWRKRKPGDEEKAKHHDGPVTRGMKWLVKHTLLKASLDQPVLVLIPVVILLGLSLTLYPKMGKDFLPAFNEETVIVTTGAAPGTSLMEMERLAASIEKQLRTVPEINHIGRRIGRAERSDHVVPISNAEFDVDFKTGVSERSREEILEDIRQKVRQVPGSFSVLSGPLSHRISHLLSGVTAPIAIKVFGPDFETNQNVGEQIQKIAKTIPGLEDAKLDQQAPIPQLRIEVNRERALAYGVTPGELNETLSTLMGGEAVAQLRDGPRIIDLAIRLPEEWREHPERIRELPIDTQGGKSIPLRLVAEIREAKGPSSVFRENTQRRYVVSIKPTRPDAGELVRQLQEKVTAQVKLPTGTFISYEGDFQAQKAATTRIALLFAGVLGIIIILLFSYFRSLALALQVMVNLPLALMGSLALTWLLVGNISIATLVGFIAVCGIAARNGIMMISHYLHLMTHEGETFSRKMIERGTLERLVPVTMTALAAGIALIPLVLAAGEPGKEILHPVAVCIVGGLVSSTLLDFAVTPALFRLLGRKASQAAIAAHASPNPTPTINPQPTIA; encoded by the coding sequence ATGCTCGAAAAACTGATCCGTTTTTCCCTGCGGCACCGCGCGGTCATCATCGGCCTGTGCATCCTGGTGCTGGTCATGGGATACCGCTCGTCCACGAAGCTGCCGCTGGAAGTGCTGCCGGACCTGACCAAGCCCACGGTCACCATCCTGATCGAGGCTCCCGGGCTGGCTCCGGAGGAAGTCGAGGCGCTGGTCACCCAGCCCATCGAAAGCTCCCTCACCGGCATCGCCGGGCTGAACCGGCTGCGCTCGCAGTCGGACATCGCCTTGTCACTGGTCTTCGCGGAGTTCGACTGGGGGACCGACATCTACCAGGCCCGCCAGTTCGTGCAGGAAAGGTTGCAGTCCGTCCGCGAGACGCTGCCGGAAGGAACCGAGCCGTACCTCACGCCGGTCGCGTCGCTGATGGGGGAGATCCTCCTTGTCGGCATCCGCAGCACGGATGGCAAGGTGGAGCCGATGGAGGTCCGCTCCATCGCGGACTGGAACGTCCGGCGGCGCATCCAGTCGATCCCCGGCATCGCCGAAGTGCTCAACATGGGCGGCGGCGTGAAGCAGGCGCAGATCCAGCCGGACCTGTGGAAGATGCAGGCATACGGCGTGACGCTGGACGAACTGCGGGACGCGGCGAAGAAGGCCGCCACCACCACCACCGGCGGCTTCCTCAGTTCCTTCTCCCAGGAAATCATGGTCCGCAATCTGGCGATGACCACCGACCTCGGTGACATCGCGAAGACACCGGTGAAGACGGTGAAGGACCAGCCGATCAGCATCGGTGACGTCGCCACCGTCGCCTGGGACACGGAGCCGATGCGTGGCAATGCCCACGTCAACGGCGACCCCGGGGTCATCATGAGCGTCACGAAGGCACCCGGCTTCGACACGCTGAAGCTCACCGGGCAGATCGAGACCGCCATCGCGGAAGTCCAGAAGACGCTGCCACCCGGCGTGGAGGCCACCGTGCTTTTCCGCCAGGGCGACTTCATCGACCGCGCGATGGACAACCTGGTGAAGGCCTTCTTCGAGGCGGTGATCATGGTCATCGTCGTCCTGTTCCTGTTCCTGCTGAACTTCCGCACGACGTTCATCACGCTGATGGCGATGCCACTGAGCTTCGCCGTCACGCTGATCACGTTCCAACTGATGGGCCTCAGCATGAACAGCATGACGCTGGGCGGGCTGGCGGTCGCCATCGGCATGGTGGTGGACGACGCCATCGTGGACGTGGAGAATGTGTTCCGGCGGCTGAAGGAAAACGCGGTGCTGGCCGATCCGCTGCCGAAGATCGAAGTGATCGCCGCCGCCTCCGGCGAGGTGAGGAACTCCATCTTCTACGCCACCGTCCTCATCATCCTGGTGTTCGTGCCGCTGCTCGGCCTGAGCGGGGTGGAGGGACGCCTGTTCGGCCCCATCGCCATCGCGACCATCATCAGCATGATCGCGTCGTTCATCGTTTCGCTGACGGCCATTCCGGTGCTGTGTTCGTTCCTGCTCGGCTGGCGGAAGCGCAAGCCCGGTGACGAGGAGAAGGCGAAGCACCACGACGGTCCCGTCACCCGTGGCATGAAGTGGCTGGTGAAGCACACCCTGCTGAAGGCCAGCCTGGACCAGCCGGTGCTGGTGCTGATTCCCGTGGTCATCCTGCTGGGGCTTTCCCTCACGCTCTATCCGAAGATGGGCAAGGACTTCCTCCCGGCCTTCAACGAGGAAACCGTGATCGTCACCACGGGCGCGGCCCCCGGCACCTCGCTGATGGAGATGGAACGTCTGGCCGCCTCCATCGAAAAGCAGCTCCGCACGGTGCCGGAGATCAACCACATCGGTCGCCGCATCGGGCGGGCGGAACGCAGCGACCACGTGGTGCCCATCTCCAACGCGGAGTTCGACGTGGATTTCAAGACCGGCGTTTCCGAGCGATCCCGCGAGGAGATCCTGGAGGACATCCGCCAGAAGGTGCGGCAGGTGCCCGGCTCCTTCAGCGTGCTTTCCGGCCCGCTGTCCCACCGCATCAGCCACCTGCTCAGCGGCGTGACCGCACCCATCGCGATCAAGGTCTTCGGCCCCGACTTCGAGACCAACCAGAACGTCGGCGAGCAGATCCAGAAGATCGCCAAGACCATCCCCGGACTGGAGGACGCGAAGCTGGATCAGCAGGCGCCCATCCCGCAGCTCCGGATCGAGGTGAACCGGGAGCGCGCGCTGGCCTACGGCGTCACCCCCGGCGAGCTGAACGAGACGCTTTCCACCCTGATGGGCGGGGAGGCGGTGGCGCAGCTCCGTGATGGGCCGCGCATCATCGACCTGGCCATCCGCCTGCCGGAGGAATGGCGGGAGCATCCGGAACGCATCCGCGAACTGCCCATCGACACGCAGGGCGGAAAGTCGATCCCGCTGCGGCTGGTGGCGGAGATCCGCGAGGCGAAAGGACCGTCCTCCGTCTTCCGCGAGAACACGCAGCGGCGCTACGTCGTCTCCATCAAGCCGACTCGTCCGGATGCGGGCGAGCTGGTGCGGCAGCTCCAGGAAAAGGTCACCGCCCAGGTGAAGCTGCCGACGGGCACGTTCATCAGCTACGAGGGCGACTTCCAGGCGCAGAAGGCGGCCACCACGCGGATCGCCCTGCTGTTCGCCGGGGTGCTCGGCATCATCATCATCCTGCTGTTCTCCTACTTCCGCAGCCTCGCGCTGGCGCTGCAGGTGATGGTGAATCTTCCCCTCGCACTGATGGGCAGCCTGGCGCTGACGTGGCTGCTGGTGGGCAACATCAGCATCGCCACGCTGGTCGGCTTCATCGCCGTGTGCGGCATCGCCGCGCGGAACGGGATCATGATGATCTCCCACTACCTGCACCTGATGACGCATGAGGGGGAAACCTTCAGCCGCAAGATGATCGAGCGCGGGACGCTGGAACGGCTGGTGCCGGTCACCATGACCGCGCTCGCCGCAGGCATCGCGCTGATCCCGCTGGTGCTGGCCGCCGGGGAGCCGGGCAAGGAGATCCTGCACCCCGTCGCCGTCTGCATCGTCGGTGGCCTGGTGTCCTCCACCTTGCTCGACTTCGCCGTCACGCCCGCCCTCTTCCGCCTGCTGGGCAGGAAGGCATCCCAGGCCGCCATCGCGGCGCACGCTTCACCGAATCCAACACCAACCATCAACCCACAACCAACCATCGCATGA
- a CDS encoding HupE/UreJ family protein, protein MNRLKFSPSRSLAAASAGVLGFLPAIASAHPGHYHPPGEEDEFDAFTAGLLHPATGMDHLLLALAAGWLIFSFPKAKAALPSAFLAALAIGAWTGRGLQGGAFLEIALSWTLLAAGAAILIGRYLKAAPLAVALCIAGAVHGFAHGAETAAGVPFLPYATGFILGTGMLVAGGVALHAATSRLRQPLVPRIAGAALLAAGTASLIHAI, encoded by the coding sequence ATGAATCGCCTGAAATTTTCCCCGTCCCGCAGCCTCGCCGCCGCCAGCGCGGGCGTGCTGGGATTCCTCCCGGCCATCGCCTCCGCCCACCCCGGCCACTATCACCCACCGGGGGAGGAAGATGAATTCGACGCGTTCACCGCAGGCCTGCTGCACCCGGCCACCGGCATGGACCACCTGCTGCTGGCACTGGCCGCCGGGTGGCTGATCTTTTCCTTCCCGAAGGCGAAGGCCGCGCTGCCCTCCGCCTTTCTCGCCGCGCTGGCCATCGGCGCATGGACCGGCCGCGGCCTGCAGGGCGGTGCCTTTCTGGAGATCGCCCTTTCCTGGACGCTGCTGGCCGCCGGAGCCGCCATCCTCATCGGCAGATACCTGAAGGCCGCTCCGCTGGCCGTCGCCCTGTGTATCGCCGGGGCCGTCCATGGCTTCGCCCATGGCGCGGAGACCGCAGCGGGTGTCCCGTTCCTGCCGTATGCCACCGGCTTCATCCTCGGCACGGGCATGCTGGTCGCCGGGGGTGTCGCCCTCCACGCCGCCACCTCCCGCCTGCGCCAGCCGCTGGTGCCCCGCATCGCCGGAGCCGCCCTGCTCGCCGCAGGCACCGCATCCCTCATCCACGCGATCTGA
- a CDS encoding efflux RND transporter periplasmic adaptor subunit has product MNFKSLTLATASLLSFLTAAHAAEKPVMLDETGVQSLGIETVEASESVFEETTFALGRIEEIPEKHAVLSSRIPGRVVGLEAREGDMVTAGQTIARVESRQPGDPPPTIELKAPISGLVVESHVRLGEPVEPEKELLDISDLTDVHAIARVPEHQTSKLPPGTTAIIRISALGDQPLEGKLVRFGTTADRERATIDAIFLVKNPDNRLRPGMRAEFEIITARHENVLTIPKEAVQGDPSNRHVFLKDFNIPNAFVRSAVRTGRTNGTQVEILSGVFPGDLVVTRGSYALGFVGSGSGVSLKEALDAAHGHEHNEDGSEMSAEQKAARDKGDASADDHGHDHDHEASPLRERIFMGTTAVLALALVAVLFIRRGNPSTEA; this is encoded by the coding sequence ATGAATTTCAAATCACTCACGCTGGCCACCGCCAGCCTCCTTTCCTTCCTCACCGCCGCCCACGCTGCGGAGAAACCTGTCATGCTCGATGAGACGGGCGTGCAGTCGCTCGGCATCGAAACCGTCGAAGCGTCCGAATCCGTCTTTGAGGAAACCACCTTCGCGCTCGGCCGGATCGAGGAGATCCCGGAAAAGCACGCCGTCCTCAGCAGCCGCATCCCTGGCCGCGTGGTGGGCCTGGAAGCCCGCGAGGGCGACATGGTCACCGCAGGCCAGACCATCGCCCGCGTGGAGAGCCGCCAGCCCGGCGACCCGCCGCCCACCATCGAGCTGAAGGCCCCCATCTCCGGACTGGTGGTGGAGTCCCACGTGCGGCTGGGCGAGCCGGTGGAGCCGGAAAAGGAGCTGCTCGACATCTCCGACCTGACGGACGTCCACGCCATCGCCCGCGTGCCGGAGCACCAGACGTCGAAGCTGCCGCCCGGCACCACCGCCATCATCCGCATCTCCGCGCTGGGCGACCAGCCGCTGGAGGGGAAGCTCGTCCGCTTCGGCACGACCGCCGACCGCGAGCGCGCGACCATCGACGCGATCTTCCTGGTGAAGAACCCGGACAACCGCCTGCGCCCCGGCATGCGCGCGGAGTTCGAGATCATCACCGCGCGCCATGAAAACGTGCTGACCATCCCGAAGGAGGCGGTGCAAGGCGACCCGTCGAACCGCCATGTGTTCCTGAAGGACTTCAACATCCCGAACGCCTTCGTCCGCTCCGCGGTGAGGACGGGGCGCACGAACGGCACGCAGGTGGAGATCCTTTCCGGGGTGTTCCCCGGGGACCTCGTCGTCACGCGCGGATCGTATGCGCTGGGCTTCGTCGGCAGCGGCTCCGGTGTCTCGCTGAAGGAAGCGCTGGATGCCGCCCACGGCCACGAACACAACGAAGACGGGTCCGAAATGAGCGCGGAGCAGAAGGCCGCCCGCGACAAGGGCGATGCCTCCGCCGACGACCACGGACATGACCACGACCATGAGGCCAGCCCGCTGCGCGAGCGCATCTTCATGGGCACCACCGCGGTGCTCGCGCTGGCGCTCGTCGCCGTCCTTTTCATCCGCCGCGGGAACCCATCAACGGAAGCCTGA
- a CDS encoding urease subunit beta has protein sequence MIPGEIITPAGAPDLDLNVGLATKTLAVANTGDRPVQVGSHFHFMEVNNQLAFDRDAARGFRLNIPAGTAVRFEPGDTREVPLVAFAGRRIVHGLNNLVNGPLD, from the coding sequence ATGATCCCCGGAGAAATCATCACCCCCGCAGGCGCGCCCGACCTGGATCTCAACGTCGGCCTCGCCACGAAGACCCTCGCCGTCGCCAACACCGGCGACCGCCCCGTGCAGGTGGGCAGCCATTTCCATTTCATGGAGGTGAACAACCAGCTCGCCTTCGACCGGGACGCCGCGCGCGGCTTCCGCCTCAACATCCCCGCCGGGACCGCCGTCCGCTTCGAGCCGGGTGACACGCGGGAGGTGCCGCTCGTCGCCTTCGCCGGGCGGAGGATCGTCCACGGCCTCAACAACCTCGTCAACGGACCGCTCGACTGA
- a CDS encoding urease subunit gamma: protein MHLSPREQEKLLVVVAADLARRRRDRGVKLNYPEVIALITAEIFEGARDGKSVAELMSYGTTLVKRDEVMEGIPEMIHDIQVEATFPDGTKLVTVHNPVR, encoded by the coding sequence ATGCACCTCTCACCGCGCGAACAGGAGAAACTGCTGGTCGTCGTCGCCGCGGATCTCGCCCGGCGCAGGCGCGACCGCGGGGTGAAGCTGAACTACCCGGAGGTCATCGCCCTCATCACCGCGGAGATCTTCGAAGGCGCGCGCGACGGAAAGTCCGTGGCCGAACTCATGAGCTACGGCACCACCCTGGTGAAGCGCGACGAGGTCATGGAAGGCATCCCCGAAATGATCCACGACATCCAGGTGGAGGCCACCTTCCCGGATGGCACCAAGCTCGTCACCGTCCACAACCCCGTCCGATGA